One stretch of Pseudomonas azotoformans DNA includes these proteins:
- a CDS encoding aminotransferase class I/II-fold pyridoxal phosphate-dependent enzyme produces MRFSPFVDRIAGQGVAAWDIHHAAFHAASQGEDIIILSVGDPDFATPSFITDAAVSALRDGDTHYTEIPGRPALREAIAARYSQTLARPLNAANVITVAGAQNALFVTSLCLLQAGDEVLVLDPMYVTYEATLKASGATLVRVPCSPESGFRVDGALLAAAITPRTRAIFFSNPNNPTGVVLNPQELQAIAELAIAHDLWVVVDEVYESLVFDGKYHSLAALPGMAERCVVIGSLSKSHAMTGWRIGWLIATPALITHAETLVLSMLYGLPGFVMEAATAAVLAHDEVTQGMREIYRRRRDLVVAGLSACPGIQVRAPQAGMFVLVDVRGTGLGSLDFAWRLFREAGVSVLDAAAFGEPAQGFVRLSFTLGEERLAQACQRIAQFVAKLAGEPRIAAAPRVEVAQPVAARKMIEVIDLHKRFGNIEVLKGISLTAHEGEVISLIGASGSGKSTLLRCINMLEVPDQGSIHVDGESIKLNYDRPGAPLVADARQLVRIRSTLGMVFQNFNLWPHRTVLENLIEAPTQVLRESRAEAIERAESLLDRVGLAAKRNEYPAFLSGGQQQRVAIARALAMRPKVMLFDEPTSALDPELVGEVLRVIRSLAEEGRTMILITHEMAFARDVSSKVAFLHQGRIEETGSPDAVFIDPRSERCRQFVNAHQTR; encoded by the coding sequence ATGCGGTTTTCTCCCTTCGTCGATCGAATTGCAGGGCAGGGCGTCGCCGCCTGGGACATCCACCACGCCGCGTTCCACGCCGCCAGCCAGGGCGAAGACATCATCATTCTCAGCGTCGGCGACCCGGATTTCGCCACGCCGTCCTTTATCACCGACGCTGCCGTCAGTGCCTTGCGCGACGGCGACACCCACTACACCGAAATCCCTGGCCGCCCGGCACTGCGCGAAGCGATTGCAGCACGCTACAGCCAGACGCTGGCACGCCCGCTCAATGCCGCAAACGTCATCACCGTCGCCGGTGCGCAGAACGCCTTGTTCGTGACGTCGCTGTGCCTGTTGCAGGCCGGTGACGAGGTGCTGGTGCTCGACCCGATGTACGTCACCTACGAAGCCACGCTCAAGGCCAGCGGCGCCACACTGGTGCGCGTGCCGTGTTCCCCTGAGTCGGGCTTTCGTGTCGACGGCGCGTTGCTCGCCGCCGCGATCACCCCGCGCACACGGGCGATTTTCTTCTCCAACCCGAACAACCCCACCGGCGTGGTGCTCAACCCGCAGGAGCTGCAGGCCATCGCCGAACTGGCCATCGCCCACGACCTGTGGGTCGTGGTGGATGAGGTCTACGAAAGCCTGGTGTTCGACGGCAAGTACCACAGCCTCGCTGCACTGCCGGGCATGGCCGAGCGCTGCGTGGTGATTGGCAGCCTCTCCAAGTCCCATGCCATGACCGGCTGGCGCATCGGTTGGCTCATCGCCACGCCCGCGCTGATCACCCATGCCGAAACTCTGGTGCTCAGCATGCTGTACGGCTTGCCGGGCTTTGTGATGGAAGCCGCCACCGCCGCCGTGCTGGCCCATGATGAAGTGACCCAGGGCATGCGCGAGATTTATCGGCGCCGCCGCGACCTGGTGGTGGCTGGGCTGAGCGCCTGCCCTGGGATCCAGGTGCGGGCGCCGCAAGCGGGGATGTTCGTGCTGGTGGACGTGCGCGGCACCGGCCTGGGCTCCCTGGATTTTGCCTGGCGCCTGTTTCGCGAGGCTGGGGTGTCGGTGCTGGATGCGGCGGCCTTCGGCGAGCCCGCGCAAGGTTTCGTGCGGCTCTCGTTCACCCTCGGCGAAGAACGCCTGGCGCAGGCCTGCCAACGTATCGCGCAGTTTGTCGCCAAGCTGGCCGGTGAGCCACGTATCGCCGCCGCGCCCAGGGTTGAAGTGGCGCAACCTGTCGCAGCCAGGAAGATGATCGAGGTCATTGACCTGCATAAGCGCTTCGGCAATATCGAAGTGCTCAAGGGCATTTCCCTCACGGCCCACGAAGGCGAAGTCATCTCGCTGATCGGTGCCAGCGGCTCGGGCAAAAGCACCTTGCTGCGCTGCATCAACATGCTCGAAGTGCCGGACCAGGGCAGCATTCATGTAGACGGCGAAAGCATCAAGCTCAACTACGACCGCCCCGGCGCACCCCTGGTGGCGGATGCCCGGCAGTTGGTACGGATCCGCTCGACCCTGGGCATGGTGTTCCAGAACTTCAACCTGTGGCCGCACCGTACGGTGCTGGAAAACCTCATCGAAGCCCCCACCCAGGTATTGCGCGAAAGCCGCGCCGAGGCCATCGAACGCGCAGAAAGCCTGCTCGACCGCGTCGGCCTGGCCGCCAAGCGCAACGAATACCCGGCCTTCCTTTCCGGTGGCCAGCAACAGCGCGTGGCGATTGCCCGGGCGCTGGCCATGCGCCCTAAAGTCATGCTGTTCGACGAACCCACTTCGGCGCTCGACCCAGAGCTGGTGGGCGAAGTGCTGCGGGTGATCCGCTCCCTGGCCGAAGAGGGCCGCACCATGATCCTGATCACCCATGAAATGGCATTCGCCCGGGATGTGTCGTCG
- a CDS encoding aldo/keto reductase: protein MRVETIRIAGIEQAVSRIALGTWSMGGHLWGGADPEQASRTLRHALAVGINLIDTAPVYGFGLSEELIGKALRGVRHSAVIATKAGLQWDTGGIRRNATAQRIRKEVEDSLIRLGTDYIDLYQVHWPDPLVAQEETADELERLRREGKILAVGVSNYSSAQMDDFSQYTALATVQPPYNLFERAIDSDILPYAKQHSLVVLAYGPLCRGLLSGSMHSDTRFAGDDVRTLDPKFKAPRFEHYLAAVAALSSYARECHGKSVLALALRWVLDQGPTIALWGARRPEQLKGYEEAFGWHLTLEDLSHIDRILASTIKDPIGAEFLAPPKR, encoded by the coding sequence ATGCGCGTTGAGACCATCAGAATTGCCGGCATCGAACAAGCGGTCTCGCGGATCGCCCTCGGCACCTGGTCCATGGGCGGGCATCTATGGGGCGGTGCGGACCCCGAACAAGCCTCACGCACTTTGCGGCACGCGTTGGCGGTGGGCATCAACCTGATCGATACCGCACCAGTGTACGGCTTTGGCCTGTCCGAAGAGCTGATCGGCAAGGCCTTGCGCGGCGTGCGCCACAGCGCCGTGATCGCGACCAAGGCGGGGCTGCAATGGGACACCGGCGGCATCCGGCGCAACGCCACGGCCCAGCGCATTCGCAAAGAGGTCGAAGATTCCTTGATACGCCTGGGAACCGACTACATCGACTTGTACCAGGTGCACTGGCCCGATCCGCTGGTGGCCCAGGAAGAAACCGCCGATGAACTGGAGCGCCTGCGCCGTGAGGGCAAGATCCTGGCGGTCGGCGTGAGCAATTATTCCTCCGCGCAAATGGACGATTTCAGCCAGTACACCGCCCTGGCCACCGTGCAGCCGCCGTACAACTTGTTCGAGCGCGCCATCGACAGCGACATCCTGCCCTACGCCAAGCAGCATTCCCTGGTGGTCCTGGCCTACGGCCCGCTGTGCCGAGGTTTGCTCAGCGGCAGCATGCACTCGGACACGCGCTTTGCCGGCGACGATGTGCGCACGCTCGACCCCAAGTTCAAGGCGCCGCGCTTTGAACACTACCTGGCCGCCGTGGCCGCGCTGAGTAGCTATGCCCGCGAGTGCCACGGCAAGTCAGTGCTGGCCCTGGCCCTGCGCTGGGTGCTTGACCAAGGCCCGACCATTGCGCTGTGGGGCGCCCGCCGGCCGGAGCAGTTGAAGGGTTATGAAGAAGCCTTTGGCTGGCACCTGACGCTCGAAGACCTGTCGCATATCGACCGTATCCTGGCCAGCACGATAAAGGACCCCATCGGCGCGGAATTTTTGGCGCCCCCCAAGCGTTAA
- a CDS encoding LysR family transcriptional regulator: protein MAAFNRSELADLNVFMAIIRRRSFRHAAHELGVTTSALSHTMRNLETRLGVKLLYRTSRAVEPTDAGSLLAEKLTQGFATIKDGLDTLELYRETPIGRLRLNVPRDAAVLLLAPILGEFCAAYPQLRLDLIVQDQMIDIIAEGYDAGIRYGATVPQDMVAVPLTGELRWIMVASPAYLARQGTPQVPKDLLQHTCIRMYLGDKTTYKWELGNGSRQQRIDVPGHFSAADTETIVNAALQGVGIAYCLSNRVEQELKDGRLVEVMPDWACMGEPLCMYYPSRRQSQPGLRQLMDMIRMKTIGSQLIEPH, encoded by the coding sequence ATGGCTGCTTTCAACCGGTCCGAATTGGCGGATCTCAACGTGTTCATGGCCATCATCCGCCGCCGCAGCTTTCGCCATGCCGCCCATGAATTGGGCGTGACCACCTCGGCCTTGAGCCACACCATGCGCAACCTGGAAACCCGCCTGGGGGTGAAGCTGCTGTACCGCACCAGTCGCGCCGTGGAACCCACCGATGCGGGTTCGCTCCTGGCGGAAAAACTCACCCAGGGCTTTGCCACCATCAAGGACGGTCTCGATACCCTGGAGTTGTACCGTGAAACGCCAATCGGCCGGCTACGCTTGAATGTGCCACGGGATGCGGCGGTCTTATTGCTGGCGCCGATTCTCGGAGAGTTCTGCGCCGCCTACCCGCAACTGCGCCTGGACCTGATCGTGCAGGACCAGATGATCGACATCATCGCCGAGGGCTACGACGCGGGTATCCGCTACGGCGCCACCGTGCCCCAGGACATGGTCGCCGTGCCATTGACCGGTGAGCTGCGCTGGATCATGGTCGCCTCGCCCGCCTACCTGGCCCGCCAGGGCACGCCGCAGGTGCCCAAGGATCTACTGCAACACACCTGCATCCGCATGTACCTGGGCGACAAGACCACCTACAAGTGGGAACTGGGCAACGGCAGCCGCCAGCAACGCATCGACGTGCCAGGCCACTTCAGCGCGGCTGATACCGAGACCATCGTCAATGCGGCGCTGCAAGGGGTGGGCATCGCCTACTGCCTGTCCAATCGCGTGGAGCAGGAACTCAAGGACGGCCGCCTGGTGGAGGTCATGCCCGACTGGGCCTGCATGGGCGAGCCGTTGTGCATGTACTACCCCAGCCGGCGTCAGTCGCAACCGGGGTTGCGGCAGTTGATGGACATGATCCGGATGAAAACCATTGGCTCGCAGTTGATCGAGCCGCATTAA